One Pyrus communis chromosome 4, drPyrComm1.1, whole genome shotgun sequence genomic region harbors:
- the LOC137732419 gene encoding protein SIEVE ELEMENT OCCLUSION B-like, which yields MLGIAQNVVSKVTSTVATTAQHIEGELSLFTISDNKILELIYATHVHEDDSFDVDSLFLVTENIIKRSTQIVDNIVQGTQVHVETIDEKPPKATFSSPLCTLKSIGCEMSCKPPGEEIAHKSTLAILNKLSTYSWEAKAVLAFAAFALEYGEFWLLAQTQQSDLLAKSVAILKRVPVLLKPTDLQKRRQAVVELNVLIKTTLQVIECIFELEKLSAYDPKDVPALAIAMDHIPVDVYWSIITIFSCATKITLLTSDEEKPYDLSQFTQKIHYILNKLKIQLLICKKQIEEAETYRKLRKLFQTPAEVMEVFKALIFTKDTVQPIIDGSTSKTVCSHSTIDVLRRKYVLLFISTLDISDDDISVIKPVYEGTKKDDKYKIVWIPIVEQWTDDLRKKFEVLRAKMPWYTVQYFAPVAGIRFIKEEWHFKGKAAVVVMNPQGKVENTNALHLIRIHGMKAFPFHKGIEDTLTNDKEWITPIVNDIHPTIQTWIKEEKYIFFYGGKDNDWIQQITEKATSIANDPFIKELKINIELFCVGKSPKGGEDLGILGRFWNGIESLFFTKVKKQTDTVTKEVQKLLSYKNEGGWAVLTKGSTVVVSGHGFTILKVLDDFDTWKNFIKEKGFEFSFKAYYEKVIQTMRHCCRLDIPSVAGKVPETMKCPECPRTMETFVSYKCCHTDSPINAHH from the exons ATGCTAGGCATAGCGCAAAATGTGGTGAGCAAGGTGACCTCGACGGTCGCCACCACTGCTCAGCACATTGAGGGTGAGCTCAGCCTCTTCACCATATCTGACAACAAAATATTAGAGCTCATTTATGCAACACACGTCCATGAGGACGACTCCTTCGACGTTGATTCTCTCTTCCTTGTCACTGAAAACATCATCAAGCGTTCGACCCAGATCGTTGATAACATTGTGCAG GGCACCCAAGTACATGTTGAAACCATTGATGAGAAGCCCCCCAAAGCCACCTTCAGTTCTCCATTGTGCACTCTCAAGTCCATTGGCTGTGAG ATGTCATGCAAGCCACCAGGTGAAGAAATTGCCCACAAATCAACCTTGGCAATACTCAACAAGCTCTCAACTTATTCATGGGAAGCCAAGGCAGTGCTGGCCTTTGCAGCATTTGCTTTGGAATATGGAGAGTTCTGGCTCCTTGCCCAAACTCAACAAAGTGACCTACTTGCCAAGTCCGTCGCAATCCTCAAGAGAGTGCCGGTCCTTCTCAAGCCCACGGACCTCCAGAAGCGCAGGCAAGCTGTTGTCGAGCTCAACGTCCTGATCAAGACCACATTGCAAGTGATTGAGTGCATCTTTGAGCTTGAGAAGCTTTCTGCTTATGATCCAAAGGATGTGCCAGCATTGGCAATCGCAATGGATCACATACCGGTCGATGTGTATTGGTCTATCATAACTATTTTTTCTTGTGCAACTAAGATCACCCTTCTAACCAGTGATGA AGAGAAGCCATATGATTTGTCCCAATTTACTCAAAAAATCCACTACATCCTCAACAAGCTTAAGATACAATTGTTAATCTGCAAAAAACAGATAG AGGAGGCGGAGACCTACCGGAAGCTGAGGAAACTTTTTCAGACCCCTGCCGAAGTTATGGAGGTTTTCAAGGCCTTGATTTTCACTAAGGATACCGTGCAGCCAATTATTGATGGTTCTACTAGCAAAACGGTTTGCTCTCATAGCAC CATTGATGTGCTGAGGAGGAAGTATGTGCTTTTGTTCATTTCCACTCTTGACATTTCTGATGATGACATTTCGGTTATCAAACCAGTTTATGAGGGGACAAAGAAAGACGATAAGTATAAGATTGTGTGGATCCCTATTGTGGAGCAATGGACTGATGACCTACGAAAGAAGTTCGAGGTCTTGAGGGCCAAGATGCCATGGTACACTGTGCAGTATTTTGCGCCTGTAGCCGGCATCAGATTCATCAAGGAGGAGTGGCACTTCAAGGGCAAGGCAGCTGTGGTAGTGATGAACCCGCAAGGCAAGGTGGAAAATACGAATGCTCTCCACTTGATTCGGATTCATGGAATGAAGGCATTTCCTTTTCATAAGGGAATAGAAGATACTCTCACAAATGACAAAGAATGGATCACTCCCATTGTGAATGATATTCACCCAACCATACAGACCTGG ATCAAAGAGGAGAAGTACATCTTCTTCTATGGAGGCAAAGACAATGACTGGATCCAGCAGATCACAGAGAAAGCAACTAGCATTGCCAATGACCCCTTCATCAAGGAATTGAAGATCAATATTGAGCTATTTTGTGTTGGCAAGAGCCCGAAAGGCGGAGAAGACCTTGGAATTCTCGGGAGATTTTGGAATGGAATTGAGAGCTTGTTCTTCACCAAAGTCAAGAAGCAAACTGACACTGTGACCAAAGAAGTCCAGAAGCTGCTTTCCTACAAAAATGAGGGTGGATGGGCTGTGCTTACTAAAGGGTCTACTGTGGTGGTGAGTGGCCATGGCTTCACAATCTTGAAGGTCCTCGACGACTTCGACACATGGAAGAACTTCATAAAGGAGAAGGGCTTTGAATTCTCGTTCAAAGCATACTACGAGAAGGTAATTCAGACCATGAGGCACTGCTGCC